The DNA region CCAGTTTGACATCGCCCTCGGAATGGGGATCTTTGTACCCGCTGCCCGGGCCGTGGCAACTTTCACAACTCACCCCGTCTTCAGTGTCGCGCCCTTCCTTGCCGGAGATGATCGTGCCGTGACAGGACATGCACTGATTTGTGCCTTTGAGCATACTCGCCGGATCGACGCCCGCCAACCTGGCGATTTTTTCATAAGCCGCGGGATCGTCGAAGAACGCATCGACCGTTACTTTGTGCGCATCGTCTTTCCACCAGTCGTTTTCCTCGGCGTGGCAATTGCTTTGGCCCAGGCCGCAACTGCCCGGCCCTAGAGTTTTGTATTGCGCATAAGCCGCCTCCCCCTGGCACACGCTCAGAAAAACCCAGAGCCAGAAGAGCCCAGCCCGGCATTGCCGGTTGCGCGTTGTTGCTCTTATGCGATCATAGTCAGTCATTGCGCTTGCTCGCCTCGACCTTGGTGTTGGCCGGATCATCGCTTACTTTCCAAATCATGTTGTCGCGCATATACAACCGCCGTTGCTCCTCCAGCGTAAACGGCCGGGAGCCCAGGCGACCGAAAACACTGACTTGATTGCCGCTCTCATCGACCGCACGATCGCGATCCATGCCCTTGGAAAGCGCAATCGCTTCGCCCGGCAATTGTTTGGTTGCAATGAGCCGGGGATTCGGCCGGGGGCTAAAGCCAAGAAACGTTGGTTCGGTCGGCGAAGTGATTTGCAAGACGCGGAACCCGTTCTTGCCGTCAGCAACATAAGCAAAAATGCTGGCATTGGTCGCGGCAACTTTCACACTGCGAGTGTCATTGATTTTGCCGTCGGCTGTGTAGGTTTGATCGATCCTCAGCGCTTCCGGATTCTCGGCGTCGATTATCACAATGCCTTGCTTGCCCGCTGCCACATAAGCATAGGTGCGCGCCCAATAAATGTCATGCGCTTCACGAAGCGGTATGAGGCTGCCTTGCACCAGTTCGGGCTTTTCCGGAAAGGTGATGTCGATGGTTTTCACGCCCTCGGCATCGCAAACCAGCGCATAACGAAGTTGGATCGCGATGGCCTTGGGCTTTTTGAGCGCGGGCGCGCCGATACGCGCCACGAGTTTCGGTTGCAGCGGATTATCGACGCTCACGATCGCCAGGCCGTTATCGCCGCACATGTAAACGTAGTTGCCCGCAATCGCCAAACTCGTTGCGCCGCTCAAAACGCCGCCCGGATTGAACGTCACGGCGCGTTCGAGAAAATTGTTGCGCGGCTCGTTGTCCACCAGCGTCATCACATCCACCAGAATCAACCCCTCGAACTTGTCCGCAATGTAGGCGTAACTGTACAACGGATGAATCGGCCATTGTTCCTGATTCTCGGGACGGTAGACGCGCTTGGTGTCAATCGGCATGTTGGTGGGCAGGGCCACGGCCGTCGCAAATTTTGTTTTGACCTGCGTATCCTGTCCGAACGGCGAAACCGGCGCCGAGACGATGCGCTCGGAAAAACCTTTGTTGTCGATGTTTGCCACATCATACACCCGAAAACCGTCCTCGCCGTTTGCGGTGTAAAGGTATTCGCCGCGCAACTGCAAACTCAAGATGTTCGTGCCGCCGTGTTCGTAGGCGGTTTCCAGCTCTTTGCCGTTCTGCAAATGCTTTTTGTAATTATCGGGATAGGCGAGCTTCTGCAAATAACTTCCGAGCACAGCTTGCGGCTCATCGTCCTCCGTAACTTTCACCGCTTCAATGCCGTGTTTGCCGAGGCCGACATAGGCATATTTGCCCATGAAATTGACGAAGTTCGTGCCATGCAACAACACTTGCGCCATCCAGGCATTGTTGTCGTTATTCTCGGAGAGATGGCAATCCGTGCAGGTTCGGGTTTCGGTTGTGCGCACGGTGTGCGGGAAATGCGGATTAAAGGCCTGGCTGCTGTAACCCGGCGCAGAAATGGGCGCTTGTTGATTATAAATCTGCTCGCGATTCGCGTTGCGTGAGCTGAGCATGACTGCACTCGACGAACGCGCCGGCGCATATTTATTGCCTTTGGTCGTGGCGTTCAGGCACATCATGAACGCGTCATCCCGCAACACTTGCGGATTGTAGGTGGTCCAATTACGCGATTCTTCCCCCTCGAAGTGATTCATGGTTTTCTTCCAATTGGCCTGTTGCGGTAAATGACAGCCAAAGCAATTCGTCACCCAGGAAGTGTGGCAGGTGTAGCATTCCATTTTGTTGGTCGCATGCGCCAGCTTGGAGGCGTCCATCGGCCGCGCCCATTCGCCGCCGCCTTTGGCCACGAGTTTTGCGCGGCGCGCTTTGGCGTTATAATGTTTGCTGTTGGGATCGACGATGTCGGGAACTTGCGGCACCTCCCATTGCAGGGAATCGTGAACCATCGAGCGCTGAAAAATGCGGTCGCCGCGTTTGAGGAAGCGCCGTTCGCCAAACGGTGTTTTCATCTCCAGCAGAGGCGTTCCGCCTTCCGGCGCTGCCAGGCCGGAGGTGAGCAACGTCGCGCGCTGCGTGACGGAGCCGTGGCAATCGACGCATTGAATTTCGATGGCGTTGTGAAATTCTCCGTAAAGTTTGCCGTTGCCATGATTGTCTTGCGTCGTATGGCAGTCGACGCAGTGCATGCCCTTCTCGGCGTGAATGTCTTTGAGATGAACGGCCTTCTGCGCTTTGCGGCAATCCTCATCGCAGTAAGCTTTGCTGCCGTCCTCCAGCGGCACGACCCCGTGAAATTTGTGCGGCGACTCCGGAGAAATCATCTTGCCGTCTTTGTCAAGCAGATTACCCTTGCGGTCTTTCTTGAAAACGGCGCGAAAGATCCACCCGTGCCCGTGATAATCGGCAAATTGCGTCGTCCTCATGTTGGGATTCAGTTTGGTCACGGAGCGCAAAAACGTCGGCTCGCCCCAATTGCCGCGCAGCACCGCTTCCTCCGGGTTGGCCTCCAATGCGGTGAATGCCTCCTCGGAAGAGACTTGCTTCTGCTCTTTGGGATACATCGCCTGGCCATCGCTTTCATAATCCCACATTTGATAGCCGAGGAAGGTGTTCATGAAGCCGTTGGGTTGATGCACATGGCAAACCATGCACTGGCTGGTTGGAATCGCACGCGTGAATTGATGAATGATCGGATGTCCGGATTCTTTTTTGGAAATCGTCGTGTCGGCGGTAAAGCTGGCGCCGCGATTGCCGAACTTGGCATAAGGCCCGGAATGCACGGGCGAGCGATCATTCGCGTAAACCACATGACACGCGGAGCAGCCGCTGGAACGATAATCGCCGGGATGATCATTGGTTCCCATAAACGACAAATGTGGATCATTCAAACGTGTTTTGTGCAGGTTCAAGACCGGCGAGCTGATCAACAATTGTGTGCCTAGCCCGCGATCGCTGAGTTTGTTATCAGGTTTGCCCGGTTCTTCGAGCGGATTCGGCAAGCCGATCTCCGAAGGATTGATGCGCGGCACGCGCCCGCCGCGTTCAAAACTGCGGAAATTATCCCCCGGCTGTGAGATTTCCCAGCGCGGTAACGGCAGCAAGAACGGCAACACGCCTTTCTTCAGCTCTTCCGTTGTGGGCGGCGGCACGGTGTTGATGCGTTGCGGCAGGCCCTCGCGGCTGTAACTTTCGCCGAGAATATAATTCTTGGTGGAAAGAATGCCGTTGTTGTAGGCCGCGCCTCCCCACAACAATGCGGAATGCGTCATCATGCTTTTCTTCACATTCATCACTTCTTTCGCGTGACACGCGCCGCATGCTTCCTCAGCCACACGCAAATCTCCCGGATTGACAAAGCGAATGAATTCCGGTTTCTCCTCGTTCAGCAGCGTGTATGAGCCTACCGGATTGGCGGAGGTTTTCCACTGATCTTGATAACGCGGCTGCACATGCGCTTTGTCGATTGTCGTGGCCTCCGCATCACCGCCGTGGCAATCGGTGCAACCGACCTTGATGGCGGTGTTCTTGTGCATCGATTCGATGCCATTGTGGCATTTCAGGCAGCCTTTGCTTTTGCGATCGGCTTGCCGTTGTGTTTGATTCATCAAGTCGGTTTGCGCGAATGCCGAAGCGGCGAAGAACATGAGCGGCAACAGGATAAAACGGAATTTCATGGCATCGGATCAGTAAGTAAACACGAACGAGGTAAACACCGAGTACAGCGTGCGCGGCGATTGGTAAATGTCGCTGAAGCCGCCGAACGGCGTCAACGCCGAAGCGGAAATCGTGAAAATCGCATTGTTGTTCAAGAACGGGCGGTAAATAATGCCCAAACCGTAATCGAGTCCAATGTCGTTGCGAATCGCCGATTGATTGAGAAATTGCTGCAACGGCGCAGTATTGACGAAACGCAGATAATTTGCATTCAGAACGGTGCGCAACTTCGGCGTCCAATCCGCGTCCCACGCGAGATTGAACAACAACAGGCCGGGATTCACAAAGTTGGGCTGGCCTTGCGTTTTGCTGCTGCGCAAATTGGGCACCAGGCTGAAGCGATTCACCAGGTTCACGCCCTGCAAGCGAATGCCTTGCAGATTCCAAAAGCTGAATGTTCCGCCCGCAAAAAAAGGTTGATCGACAATCGTATCAAAGCCGCGCCCCACACCGTCCAGCGGCCGGGCATCGCCGGAGGCGTAGAACACCGACGCTCGGTAGCGTTTCCAGTCTTTGTCGAGGGATAATTCCAGCGCCGCCATTTGCGCGTTGATGCGGATACGTTGCCCGGCAAGTTGATTGCGCGTGTCATTGCCGAGGACTTGATACAGCGCATGATTGAGGTTGAGCCGGCCAAAATGGCCGTCGCCGGTCCAGCCGAGATAGTACGCATTGACCGTGTGCGGAATCGCCGCGCCCAACAGCGCCGGCCTGGTGGGAAAACCGTTGGTGTCGTAGTAAACGCTCGCGCGATCTTTGTTGTAATGAAAACTCCATTGCCCGGTGTAACCGAGTGTGAGAAAATCTTGTTTATAGATATTCGCGAGGTAAACCTGCTGCTGGCGATCATCGAAGACGGTATTCAGCTCGCTGTTTGTGTCTTTCTCCAGCATGTAAAAATAAGCCAGGTTGTATTGATAGTGATTCGAACTGAGATTGCCAAACAGGCGGCCGCCCAAATTGAAATCGCTGAAAATAAAACCGCGAAAGTCGCTGAACATGCGTTGAATGCCGCCTTTGAACGAGATGAAATCAAAACGATCGCTGACATTGAACAAATGCTTTTCCAGCGACAATTCCTGAAACGCCAGTTGGCGATCGGTGCGATCGGTGCGGCTGCGCGGGCTGATGCGCAGGGTGTTGTTCTCGTTCAGATCGATATAATTCAGGTTGAATACCGGCGTGATGCGCAACTCCCAATCACGCGGCTTGAAGGCAACATTGCCCTGATACAAATCAATCGTGAAACGCAGGTTTTCGATTGCCAGAAAGCGCCTGCCGTTGCCAAAAAAGTTGGCGCTCTGCGCATTTGCTGTGCTCACCCCGCTGGGCGTGGGCAGCCAGGAAGATTCGAGAAAATTATCCGTGGCAGCGGTCAGAATCAAAAAAGTATTTTGGCCGATGATGGGATAATCGCCCTTGAGTTTGTTTTGATTGAAAGGATCATGCCAACGCCCTTTGACATTCAACTCATACTCCGGCGGCTTGATTTCCTCCCAACGATCCGTGATCGGCACGAAATCTTGTACGGGCGGCGCCGGCGGCTGGGGTGGGCGCGCCGTTGCCCGGCGTCTGGCCGCGCGCGTACGCGACCCGGTCATGATTTCGTTTTTGATTTGGGATGAGTCGCGCGCCGCCGATCGGCGGGCACTCATGCGCGTGCGCGATCCCATGGCGTTTTCTTTTTTGACGCGAATCGAATCGCGCGCCGCGCGCCTTTGCGCAAGGGCTTCATACATGGCTGCGTCGAGCAAGCCGAGACTGCTGAGTACAATTATTCCAATCAAGCGGCAGTATTTAAAAACGTTCATCGTTCAATTGATTGTGGACGTTCAGACTCTCCGCGCGGCCTCTTGCCGCAAACGTCCAACGGTAATCAAATCTTTTGATTGCGAATTCACATGCATAGCGCCTACGCGAATTTATTTGAGGAAATGCCGTTCGGAGGCATTCCTGCAAACATGTTTGCCTCAGGGCAATTCCGGCTGGCGCGGAAATTTGATATAAGGCAGCTTGACATTTTTGTAAGAATACTGATCCGTGCGAATGCTCGCCGGCGCTTCAAAACCAATCGTGCCGCCGGCCGCGATATAATCATCTTGATCGACGCCGTCGCCGCTCACGCCGATGCCGCCGGCAAGCTGGCCATTTTTATAAAGCGGAATGCCGCCGGGAAAAACCTGCAAGCCGTTTTGAAACGGCGCGCGATTCTGCATGGTTTGCTGCATGGTGAAATCAAATACGCCATCGACATTCTGATAAAATGGCCCGCTTTCATAAGGCAGCGTTTGCGGCGGCGCGCCCTGGTCAATCCCCGGGGGATAATACCGCTGGCTCAAAAAACCAACCGCGCGCGTGCTCACGGCCAAAGGCGCACCGGCAGGCACTCCCAGCAGCGTGCGCATCTGCATTCCCATGGCATCATTGGGATTACTGAAAGCAACCGCGGAGCGGGCTTTCTGTGCAGCAACGTCCATGCTGAACATTGTTGCATCTGCCATGCGCCAGATGCCGAGAATTGTGCCGTCAAGATCGGACACCGCGACGAACACGCGCGCCGGGCTGCCGATGGGGCGGCGAATCGCCGCACGCGTGCGGCCGGCGCGGGTGACCGCTTGTGTAATGATTTGGCGCACCTCTGCGGCGGTAAGCAAGGCCCCGTCTTTCATGCGAAAATCATGGCTGGCATCCATGATCACTTCACCTTCCATCGGCATTTTCGCCGGCAGAGTTGCTTGAATGGGAAAATTGGGATCGACGGTTCCGCGTGTTGCCAGGCTGTCCCACGTCAATCTGAAATTAAAATTTGGCGCCGAGGTGTTGGCGTACAGCAATTGAATGCCATCCAAAAATATCGTGTCGCCGCGTTTGTCGTTGGGAACTTCATAGCCGCGCACGGCGCCCAATGCGATCACTTCATCTCGTGAGACGCCTTCGCAATAAATAAACATGTTGTTCAACAAATTCGAAGCGACCGGAGGATTCGGCGGGTTCGCGACAAACGTATCCGAGCCGCCGCTGATGCCAAGCCCGCCGGCCAATGCACCATTTTTGAAGATGGGCACGCCGCCGGAGATGCTGGTCAAGCCCGGAATGTTGCGGGGATTCGGTTGCGGCGGCCCAAGCGGAGGCAACGGCCCGCCGTTCGGTTGAATGTCGCTCGTGGCGATTTGTGAAAACGGCACGCCGAACAAGGGCCCGGCAACGGTATTATTCGCGCGCGGCGGAAAGTGCGCGCGTGTGATGTAGCACGCCGTCAATGTGGTGAAACCGTGTTGATTGCTGCTTAAATAGGCAGCCGTACGCGCCTTGGCGATTTCACCGAGCAAGGCTTCCGAAGCCGGCCCCGCTGAACGTGTGCCGTTCATACGAAAAACGCCCAGGACATTTCCTTCACGGTCCATCACCGCGACATTGATTTTTTCGTTCATTTGCTCGGCAACATCGACCGCTTGCGTCATTAGCGTCTGGACGTCCTGTACCGTCAACATCGGCGGTTGCGCGGGCGTAATCGCTTGCATGGGATTGCTGGCCGGACTACATCCACTCAGCGCGAGGATGAACGTATACAACGCGAACACAAAAAATAAAATGAACAAGCACCACGCCTTCCAACTGGCGCCACCCGCACGGCGAAGAGACGGCTGCCCGACTGTGAATGACATACTAAAAATCTCTCCTTCGGCAATTTGAATGAATATCTTTGTTGTTGCGATCGGTAAAACTTTGGTTTGGCGTTCAGGCGGCGTTCGTGACGACGCGCGCTTCGATTGCGCCGAAACGCAGCGGCGCCTGCAGCGGAATCGCGATTTCCGTAAGCGCGGTTTCATCACCGACAAACGTATGATTCCGGCTGCCCAAATCGCGCACGCTGACTTTGTCAAAATTAACCACCAGCACGGCATGCCGGCGCGAGATCGAAGGATCATCGATGCACACTTCGCATTCCGGCGCGCGGCCAACAACATTTTCTCCGGCGTTGAGCTGAAAATTTTGCCACCCGCCGCCGGTGTTTTTGACTTCGAGCAAAAAGTCTGTTGCTTTGCGCGGCCACCCCCTCGCGTCAAACGCCGCTTCGATCCTGGTTTGTTGAAATTTCTGGAATTTTTCTGCTTCGAACGACGCGCCCGAAAAGGACGGCGGCAGCGCCTCGATCATCGTGCGGCTGTAACTCGAACGCCGCCGCGCGCGCGCCGGCGCTTCGCGTTTGATGAAAACCGGTTTGGCCGGCCCGATTTGATTTTGAGCGCTTCCGTTCAAGCGCGCGGGCGTTTGTACTTTGAAACCATTCTGCCTCGCTACCGGCAACCCCTCGTCGGGCAGCGCTTGAAAAACGAAATCAAACATTCCCGCTAGCGTGATAATGTGCAACGCTCCCAGCTTCTCCCGGCGCTGCACGCGCATGCCATCGAGCTGCGTGCCATTGCGGCTGCCGAGATCTTCAAGCCGATAGCATTTTTGCGCGTCATCCCAAAAGATGCGGGCATGGCGATCGGAAATCTGCGGTGGATCCAGCACGATAGTGTTACCGCCGTTTTTTCCAATGGTCGCCTGTCTACCGATCTCGAATTTTGCCCCGGCCAGCATGCCGGTGGTGCAGAAGAATTTGGCTTTCATGTGATGCCCTCAAAACAATGAGGAATGGGATCAATCAAGATACATCAACAGACTCGAACGATTGGTTTTGTTCGGATGAAAAAAATGACACGTGACACAACGATTCGACGTCTCCGAAGAATTGTGGCAACTGCGGCAATTCGCAATCTCCGGAATGTTTTGAATGGCGGATTGGTCGCGCACCGGTTGCGTTGTGGCCGCCGCTGTAGTCTGCGCCAAAATCGGAATTTCCGTATGGCAATCAAGGCAACGCCGCTGCAAAATATGCGCACGATGATTGAACTCGGCGCGCCGCAAAACTTGCTGATCTTTTTGCACGCGCTGAATCGCGGCATTTGCGACGACATGGCACCGTTGGCAGCGCCGCGTGAGATCGTCGGCGAATGCATTGATCTCCTGCGCCTGTTCCGGAGAAACCCGGGAATTGAGTTTCATCGCAGGCATGAAAAGCTTGGCGTCTTTTGCCGCAAACGTCTGGCGGCGTATTTTATTTTGCGCGACTTTGAGCAACGAATCGATTTTAACCAGCTCTCGTTGCAGCTCCGGCTCGGGGCGACCGCGCAACGCCTCGGCATAACCCCGCAAGGTTTGCAATGCTTCATCATAAACCGGTTGCATCATCTGCATCTGATGCGGGGCTGCACTGTGCCCATTTGCCTTAATCAAATCCGTCAAACCGTTTTCAGGATAAAGCATGCGCCGCAGCGTGCGCAAATTCTCCAGAATCCACAGGTCGGCATGCCGGATCGGTGATTTGACCACGCGATTGCCGGATTTTATTTGAAACTCGCTCGCGCTCATGTTTTTTGCCCACACCATCGCCGGTCCGCCGCGGCGCTGCATATCGTCGAGCAGCTCGACGCCCGGCGCCGGATCACCCAAACGGCGGATGCGCAGCGGCGGCGTTTCGCTGTTCGATTTCAGATGGCATGAGCTGCAATGCGTGTTGAAGGCAATCGGCTCGAAATGCTTGCCGTCCGGCTGCGGATTGTGGCAATACAAACATGCGCGTTCGATATCCGTCAACTTTTCTTGCTTGACCACTTCCTTCACGTGTTGAATGTGAGGAAAGCGCAGGGTCGAATCATCCGGGGTTTGCTGCGCCACAAAATCAAACTGCGGGTGATTGCGATTGAAGGAGCCGAATTCATGGCAGGCCGTGCAGCGTTCATCCGGCACCTCGGTGATCATCGCTTCGCGGCCCGCATGTTCGAGGTGGCATGTCGAACATTGATGCTCCTCGGCATTCGTCTTGATGCGGCTCAAATCGCCCGAACGGTAAACGTCGTGCGCAGCGAACGAATACACGCCCAGCGCATCGCCGGTTTTCTCGTGGCAGACCGAACACTTTGCGCTGGTGGCCGTTTTGAATTGTTCGTGACAGGAGCTGCAATCCTTCTCGAAGTTCGCATGAAACGAAGACACTGGGCCGCTGGCGGTAAAGCTGCTCTTGAGCCAGGCAAAATCGATCACGAAGTAGGCCAGCACACCGAGACACCCCACGCCTCCCAGGATGATCATGCTGCGCCGCGATTCCGGAAAAACATAGCGGCGCGCGAGAGCGAGCTGCAATTTGCCAAAAACGCCTTTGTTGCCTTCTGTCTTTGCCACAGTGATTCTAGCCAATCATTGATGAATGAGGTGATCAATAATACCACACGGCAAACACGTGCAGCGCGACCAGCGCGAGCAGCACCAGAGAGGCCGGCACGTGCAGATACAGCCACCAGCGCAGCGCACGCTGCAACGTATAATGCGCGTCGATTTCGAGTTTAGTTTTGTAATACGATTCGAGCGTGTTCAGTTTTTCTTT from Cytophagia bacterium CHB2 includes:
- a CDS encoding FHA domain-containing protein, producing MKAKFFCTTGMLAGAKFEIGRQATIGKNGGNTIVLDPPQISDRHARIFWDDAQKCYRLEDLGSRNGTQLDGMRVQRREKLGALHIITLAGMFDFVFQALPDEGLPVARQNGFKVQTPARLNGSAQNQIGPAKPVFIKREAPARARRRSSYSRTMIEALPPSFSGASFEAEKFQKFQQTRIEAAFDARGWPRKATDFLLEVKNTGGGWQNFQLNAGENVVGRAPECEVCIDDPSISRRHAVLVVNFDKVSVRDLGSRNHTFVGDETALTEIAIPLQAPLRFGAIEARVVTNAA
- a CDS encoding heme-binding protein: MKPRLRKSRFRCRRRCVSAQSKRASSRTPPERQTKVLPIATTKIFIQIAEGEIFSMSFTVGQPSLRRAGGASWKAWCLFILFFVFALYTFILALSGCSPASNPMQAITPAQPPMLTVQDVQTLMTQAVDVAEQMNEKINVAVMDREGNVLGVFRMNGTRSAGPASEALLGEIAKARTAAYLSSNQHGFTTLTACYITRAHFPPRANNTVAGPLFGVPFSQIATSDIQPNGGPLPPLGPPQPNPRNIPGLTSISGGVPIFKNGALAGGLGISGGSDTFVANPPNPPVASNLLNNMFIYCEGVSRDEVIALGAVRGYEVPNDKRGDTIFLDGIQLLYANTSAPNFNFRLTWDSLATRGTVDPNFPIQATLPAKMPMEGEVIMDASHDFRMKDGALLTAAEVRQIITQAVTRAGRTRAAIRRPIGSPARVFVAVSDLDGTILGIWRMADATMFSMDVAAQKARSAVAFSNPNDAMGMQMRTLLGVPAGAPLAVSTRAVGFLSQRYYPPGIDQGAPPQTLPYESGPFYQNVDGVFDFTMQQTMQNRAPFQNGLQVFPGGIPLYKNGQLAGGIGVSGDGVDQDDYIAAGGTIGFEAPASIRTDQYSYKNVKLPYIKFPRQPELP